In the genome of Candidatus Paceibacterota bacterium, the window TTTTGCACGGGGAAGAACGCAACTTGCCGTTGTTTGAAGAAATTAATAGATTCGTTGATTTGATAAAAGAAAAAAACTTTAATCTTAGTGACTTACTTTTACTTGAAGGAGTTATGGCTGGGCGTATTCTTAAACACCTTGGTTACTGGGGTAAAGAAAGTGTTCCCGCTGAAATATTTGAAGGGGTTATAGATGAAGAAAAGATTAAATTGGCGTCGCTTTCAAAAAATAAGTTATTCAAAGAAATCAATAAGTCTCTCAAGGAGACGCATTTGTAGGGCGTGATATAATATTCCGATGTCAGAAAATAAGGATTTTAGTACTATTGATCGTATCGCAAAGAAGCTTTACAGCCCCTCGGCCCAAGGGAAAAGTTTTATTCGCCCAGGGGTTCTCAAAGAGAAAAGTTATGGAATAAATAATGAGTGGGCAGAGGAAGAGGTTGGAGTAGAAGAGACCGCTGTTGTAGAAGATAAAAAACCACCATCTATGTTTAAAAGAATATTTTTAGGGTCATTAATTTTTTTTGTAATTTCCGCTGTTTACGCCGGTTACACTTTTTTTGTTGGAGGAAATATTGTTTCTTCAAAAAATATCGATATTGAAATTGCAGGACCGTCATTTGTTGCTGGGGGAGAAGAGCTTGCACTTCAGGTCGTTGTTCGAAATGGAAATGCCACTCCGCTTGAGCTTGCGGATTTGCTCATTGAGTATCCAAAAGGTGCTGGGGCGGGAGATACAGAAGACGTTGAGCGCCTTAGAGATACACTTGGAGAAATAAGGTCTGGTGGATCAATCGAAAGAATAGAACGATTTAAGCTTTTTGGAGAAGAAGGTGGAGATAAAGAAATAAAATTTACTCTTGAATACAGAATCGCTGGTTCTAACGCAGTGTTCACAAAAGAAACTAGTTACAAGGTCCGCATAAGCACGGCTCCCGTTAGTCTTTTGGTTGATGCTCCAGAGGAAGGAAGCGATAACCAGGATTTTAAGTTTAGCGTAAAAGCATCTTCAAATTCGGAAGAGGGGGTAAGTAATCTTTTATTGAGAATTGAATATCCAGCCGGGTTTGATTATAAGAGCGCTGAACCAAAACCAACTTTTGGTAATAATGTCTGGCGTATCGGAGATCTCAATAAAGGGGGCTCCAAAGAAATATCAGTACTTGGCGTTATTCGTGGACAGGACGGGGAAGAAAGAACATTTCGTATTTATACTGGAGAGCAAGACACTAGAGATGAACAAAAAATAGGAGTAGTTTATAATTCCGCATTTCAATCAGTTCTAATTAAGCGCCCGTTTTTAAGCGCACAGCTTTTGGTGAATGGTAAAGAGGGAAGCACTATCTCTGTGTCACCGCGCAATGTGGTGCAGAGCGAGATTATTTGGAAAAACAATCTTCCAACTAAAATTATGAATGCTCGCGTTGAAGTCGTGTTTACTGGTGATTCAGTAGATTCATCGACAATTATTGCTGACCGTGGATTTTATAATTCAGGAAACAATACTATTAGTTGGGATAGAAATAGCTTAAACGAACTTAGAGAAATACAGCCTGGTGATGGCGGTCGCATGAGTTTCTCTTTTTCTCCAAAATCAATATCTTCTGGTGATTATTCTCCAAATAAAGAAATCACTGTTTCAGTAAATGTTTACGGGGAGTTTTTCGATACCTCTATGGGTGGTGGACAAACTGTTTCATCTCAAGCAAAAACTATAATTAAGATTAGTTCTGATTTTCAAGTTACGCCAAGGGCTTTGTATTACGGAGCTCCATTTAGTAACGAAGGGAAGCTACCCCCACAAGTTGGAGAAGAAACAACCTACGCTATTGTTCTGACTGCGGTGAATTCAACCAATAGAATTTCTCGTGCGGTTGTTAAGACAACATTACCCTCATATATTCGTTTTGTTGGCGTGGTGTATCCAGAGAGCGAACAAGTGACGTTTAACGACAAAACTGGAGAGGTTGTTTGGAATATCGGTTCAATAGAATCAGGTGTTGGTTTTACGAAACCGGTGAAGGAGGTTTCCTTTAAGATTGGATTCCGACCATCGCTTGGGCAAGTCGGAAGAAATGCTCCTTTGACTGGGGTTGTAACCTATAGTGGCAATGATGAGTTTACTGGAAATGATGTGTCTGGTTCGATTCCAGCCCTAACTACTACCCTAAATAGCGACCAAGCATTTAAGCGGGGAGATGATATAATCGTCAAATAATATGGCAGACAACAAGAAAGAAGATGGTCTCATGGAAAAAATTGTGTCGCTTTGTAAGCGACGCGGTTTTATATATCAAGGCTCAGAAATATACGGAGGCCTTGCGGGGACTTGGGATTACGGCCCACTTGGTGTCGCTCTAAAACGAAATATTACGAATTTGTGGTGGAAGAGGTTTGTTGAGGAAAAGGAAAATATGTACGGTATTGATGCAGCCATTTTGATGAACCCCAAAGCATGGGAATCCTCCGGACATTTATCTGGTTTTTCTGACCCGCTTGTTGAGTGTGAGAAATGTAAAAAAAGATTTCGTGCAGATACTTTGGAGGATAGGGAAAAGTGTCCAGAATGCAGTGGAAAGCTTGGTGGAGAAAGGCAATTTAATATGATGTTTAAGACAAACATCGGAGCAACAGAGGACGAATCTTCCGCAGTTTATCTTCGCCCAGAAACTGCTGGCGGAATGTTTGTTAATTTTAAGAATGTTGTTGATAGTTTCCACCCAAGACTTCCTTTTGGAACAGCGCAAATCGGGAAGGCATTTCGAAACGAAATTGCTCCTAGAGATTTTATTTTTCGTGTGAGGGAGTTGGAGCAAATGGAGATTGAATATTTTGTTAAGCCAGACGAATGGAAAGATTCGTTTGAAAAGTTTCGTCTAGAGATGAAAGATTGGATTAGGGAAGTTGGTATAAAAGAAGATAGTGTCCACGAGCTTGAGGTGGGCGATGGTGACCGTGCACATTATTCAAAAAGAACAATTGATTTTGAATTTGATTTTCCTTTTGGTAGAAAAGAGCTTTATGGTTTAGCCTATCGCACTGACTTTGATTTGAGTGCACATACAAAGGGTAGTGGTACTGATTTGTCATATTATGATGAAGAAACAAAAGAAAGATTTACCCCACACGTTATTGAGCCTTCGTTTGGTGTCGAGCGTACGGTACTTGCGGTTCTTTCAAGTGCTTATACAGAAGATGAGCTTGGCGGTGAGACACGCGCTTATTTAAAGTTGCCTCCAAATATCTCCCCGACCTTAGTTGCAGTATTTCCACTCTTGAAAAACAAACCAGAGCTTGTTAAAAAAGCGGAGGAGGTTTACATGATGCTTAAAAAAGATTTTTCTCGTGTTTCTTTTGACGACAACGGTAATATTGGTAAACGTTATCGCAGACAAGATGAAATCGGCACTCCTTTTTGTGTGACTATAGATTTTGACACTTTAGAGGATGATACCGTGACAATTCGTAATCGTGATACTGGAGAACAAGAGCGTGTTTTAATCACGGAATTAGTAAGCAAAATCGGAAGCTCGATTAATTAAAGTTATCTATTCAGGCTTTTTGTTTTTAGAAAGACAATATATTTCATTAGCAAAAGTTGGCAGAAATATTCTACCTGTTGTTTTGTTGAATGCTATTTTATCTGTAATTCTTTCTGTGGCCTGGAAAAATGCTGTGTTTTTTCCTGTTTTAAGATCGAGTTCATAAAGTCTTCCATCGTTTGATCCGATGTAAACACTGTCGTCGATTATTTCTGGGGAAGAAAAAATTCTGGCATTTGTTTTGAATTTCCAAACAACCACTCCTTTATCTAAGTCTATGCAGTACAGACTTTTATCAAGAGAGGATACATAAGCAAAGCCGTCATTAACTGTAGGGGTAGAAAATATTGCCTCATCCGTTTTTATTTTATGAATTAGCTTGCCGGTCTTAGTTTCTAAAACGTATACACATGAATCAAATGAACCAAAGACAACAACCCCAAGTTTTTCATCGAAGGAAAATGACCCCTTTATTTCACCCTCCGTCTTAAATGTCCAAAGAAGTTTTCCTGTTTTAACATCAAGACCATATACCGAAAAATCATTACACCCACAAATCACTATTCCTAGTTTAGAAGAATAAGCAGGTGAAGATTGAGTAAAATCAGACATTGAGAACTCCCACATTTTTTCCCCCGAAGAAGAATCTAGGGCAACAAGGGCTCCTTGTTTTTTCCATAAACCAAACTCAAGACCGACAAAAATTGCACCGATGTCCTCTGCAATACAAGGAGATGACCCAATCCAGTCTGCTTCTAAGAAAACCCATTTTCTTTTGCCAGTAGAGGAATTAAGTGCGTAAAAATTACCATCATTAGCCCCAAAATAAACAACATCTTTATAAACAACAGGGGAAGAGAAGGCCTTTCTTTTCTGAGCCCCTAATAAAATTTTATAATCCCAAACAGCCTTTCCGTCTATTTGGTTTAACGCCCAAAATACTCCATTGTCTCCGCCGAAATAAATTTTTTCTTTATCAACAGCTGGCGCTGATTTTGCGGTAACTAGGAAATAGTTTGGTTTTTCACTTTTAAAATACCAGTCAATCTTAAAAGGAGTAGGAACGGGAAGCTCGGTCTTATCAATCAAATTAGAAACACCAAGCGAGCCCCCAAAGTCTTCAAGGGTAAAAAGGGAAATAATTTTTATTCCTCGTTCCGTGAGATAGGAGTAATATGGTAAATCTCGAAACCTTAAAATAACAAAAACAGCGCTTACTTTTTTACCAAGTGATTCAATAACCTCAATTTGCCGAATAAAACTTTTGCCACTATTAATAATATCGTCAACCAAAATAATTTTATCGTTGGAAATTTCACCCTCAATCATTCGAAGAAGGCCACTTTTTTTACGAGACTTTCGTATAAAAAATCCATTAGATATTTTATTTTTTTCCCTTACTTTTAAAACAAACGCTGTTATGAGAGGGATTGAAGCAACCTCGATACCGCCAATTTGAAAGGGATGTTCGTTTTTAAATTTTTCCCAAAATAATTCACTTACTATATTGAGAATTTCCGCACCAAGAAGTACTTTTCTAAAATCAAAAATCCAATCAGTTTCTGTGCCGTTTTGATCAACACTCCTTGCTTCTTTTTTTGTTATGAAGACCTCTTTTTCTATTACTTCTTTAAGTTTTAATTGTGACGATTCCATTTTCTGTGTTTTTTATGCAAATTTACAATAAATGTCCTGATATATACAATTATACTCAATTCACGAAAATATGTTTTTAACCAACTTTAGCATACTGGAAAAGCTCTATGAGGTTTATTACTTCAAACAAATCAACTCTTTTTCTACGTGGCTTGTAAAAAATTCATTAGAAGATAGAAGTGTTTTTATTGACTTACCACATCAGGAAAGATTTTTGAAAGACAATTTTTCTAAAAATAAAGAAAAAAAGATCTCCTTTATTTTTTGTAAACCAAAAGGACTTCAAGGAGCACTTGAAAAAAATAATTTAAGTAACACAGATTCATGGAAGGATATTTTTTTGTCGAACGAGTTTGAGGTTTGGGAAAATAAAGAAATGTACCATGGTAGTAGTTTTCCAATCAGGTTTGGTTTAAATGAAGACGAGAAAAAAGAAGCACTTGGTTATGCAAGAAAAACCCTTGAAGTTTTTTTAAAAACAGGGAATCGAGAAAAAGTTTTATCTAAAAATTTATCAGAAAGATTTTTGGATAATGCGAGTGTTGATGTTGCGCTATGGGTTAATGGGGAATTGCGTGGGTCACGCATTGTTGAAAACTTGCCACTTAGTGAGGCGATTGAGGAAGCTTCGATTCGTGCTTGTCGCGACGAGAGATTCAAGCCTCTTTCTTTGGAAGAATTAGATAATACAACGATTGAAGTTGCGATACTTTCTAGTTTGCGCTTACCGCTTATGGAAAAAGAGAAAAGGGATAATGATATCTACACGGAAAAAGGGTATGTGATGTCTGTGAAAGGAAAAACTGGTTGGTTTTTGCCAGCTGTTTTTAACTGCCTGACATTTAATGGGCTGGATGATTTTTTAATAAACCTTATTGAAAAAAAGATTGGATTTCCAAAAGTTTACTTACCAGAAGCTTCAGTCGAAATATTTGAGGTTGATAATTTTGTTGAGTCAGTAGAAAAGACCCCGCTAGCACTTAAGGGGCCAGTTGTTTTAAGAAGTAGTTTGACTGAGGTGGGAGACAAAAAGCTTCTAGACTATTTTTATGAAGGTGCAGACAAGAGTGCAGATTTTCTTTGTAGAATACAAGAAAAAGATGGCAATATTCCCCCGGTTATAAACCCACTTACAGGAAAGGCAACTCAGGTAGATTGGGTTCGCCTCGCCTTGTCGTCTTGGGCTCTTTTTGAATGGGGGAGGAAACAAGGAAATAGTGCCTACGAGGAATCAGCAAAGAAAAGTTTTTTGTACCTTAGGGACAATTTATACAGCCACTCTTGTCTACCTGCATATTCTCGTTGTCTTTCGTTTATATACTATAGAAGGTTGGCGCTCTCTTTAGGGGAAATAGAAGAAGTCCAAAAGAGCAATAAAGTTATTGCTAGTATTATTTTAAATTTGGAATACGAGCCAATTTTATATTCGCAAATCGCCCATCATTTAATCGATATTTCAAAAGGGAATGACGTTTCTTTAATGAAAGCAAAAGAGTTTACAGAAATTGTTTTAGCTGATTATCAAAAAAAGATTAAAGAAAATAACTCGAGCTTAGAATTGGCGAGATACCCCGAACTAATATACTTGCTTCGCGAAATTGGGGAGAGGGCAGGAAACACTGAACTTATAAAAAAATCGGAAGAAATTGAAAGTTGGTTTATTTCGAAGCAGTTTAGTGACGGGAGTTTCCCAAGCAAAGTTAATACAACATTTTCGTATGTAAGGGGTACGGGGAAAATATTTGAAGTGTTGTGTTTGAATCAAAAGAAAAATATAGATGTAATTGAAAAAGTTATAACGTGGATTATTGATATGCAATACATAGAAGATAACACTTTTTTTGTGAAAAATGACATAAAGGAACAAATCCTAGGAGGATTTCGCCATGATTACTTAAATCAAGCTGTTTGGATTGACGCCACAGCTCATGTGTTAATTGGAGCAACAAGACTTAAAAAGTCACGTAATCTCTTGTAGTTATCCACACAGCAAGTGATTTTTAGTGGTACAATTAGAAAATTATGAATATCTCAATAAAAGAAATAGTAATTGCACTTTCGTCTGTGGTGGTAACCATATTGGTTGTTTACTTAACACCATTAAAAAATCTAAATATTGTTGAGCCAACGATAAAAGACGTTGATCCAAAAGCTTTTTATACAGAGTTTCTTAAGAATAAGGACGGTTTCGTTTTTGTTGATGTAAGGCCGAGAGAGGCGTACAACGCCGTTCATGCTGAGGGTTCTATAAATATCCCACTACACACTCTTTATGACGAAAGGCACAACCTTCCAAAGAGAGGTAAGCAAATAGTTCTTATTTGTAGTGGTGGGCGAGCCTCTGGTGTAGCTTATGGATATTTGGAACATCATGGATTCCTTAACCTTCAAAGAATTGATGGGGGAATAGAAAAA includes:
- a CDS encoding glycine--tRNA ligase, whose product is MADNKKEDGLMEKIVSLCKRRGFIYQGSEIYGGLAGTWDYGPLGVALKRNITNLWWKRFVEEKENMYGIDAAILMNPKAWESSGHLSGFSDPLVECEKCKKRFRADTLEDREKCPECSGKLGGERQFNMMFKTNIGATEDESSAVYLRPETAGGMFVNFKNVVDSFHPRLPFGTAQIGKAFRNEIAPRDFIFRVRELEQMEIEYFVKPDEWKDSFEKFRLEMKDWIREVGIKEDSVHELEVGDGDRAHYSKRTIDFEFDFPFGRKELYGLAYRTDFDLSAHTKGSGTDLSYYDEETKERFTPHVIEPSFGVERTVLAVLSSAYTEDELGGETRAYLKLPPNISPTLVAVFPLLKNKPELVKKAEEVYMMLKKDFSRVSFDDNGNIGKRYRRQDEIGTPFCVTIDFDTLEDDTVTIRNRDTGEQERVLITELVSKIGSSIN
- a CDS encoding PQQ-binding-like beta-propeller repeat protein, translating into MESSQLKLKEVIEKEVFITKKEARSVDQNGTETDWIFDFRKVLLGAEILNIVSELFWEKFKNEHPFQIGGIEVASIPLITAFVLKVREKNKISNGFFIRKSRKKSGLLRMIEGEISNDKIILVDDIINSGKSFIRQIEVIESLGKKVSAVFVILRFRDLPYYSYLTERGIKIISLFTLEDFGGSLGVSNLIDKTELPVPTPFKIDWYFKSEKPNYFLVTAKSAPAVDKEKIYFGGDNGVFWALNQIDGKAVWDYKILLGAQKRKAFSSPVVYKDVVYFGANDGNFYALNSSTGKRKWVFLEADWIGSSPCIAEDIGAIFVGLEFGLWKKQGALVALDSSSGEKMWEFSMSDFTQSSPAYSSKLGIVICGCNDFSVYGLDVKTGKLLWTFKTEGEIKGSFSFDEKLGVVVFGSFDSCVYVLETKTGKLIHKIKTDEAIFSTPTVNDGFAYVSSLDKSLYCIDLDKGVVVWKFKTNARIFSSPEIIDDSVYIGSNDGRLYELDLKTGKNTAFFQATERITDKIAFNKTTGRIFLPTFANEIYCLSKNKKPE
- a CDS encoding AMMECR1 domain-containing protein gives rise to the protein MFLTNFSILEKLYEVYYFKQINSFSTWLVKNSLEDRSVFIDLPHQERFLKDNFSKNKEKKISFIFCKPKGLQGALEKNNLSNTDSWKDIFLSNEFEVWENKEMYHGSSFPIRFGLNEDEKKEALGYARKTLEVFLKTGNREKVLSKNLSERFLDNASVDVALWVNGELRGSRIVENLPLSEAIEEASIRACRDERFKPLSLEELDNTTIEVAILSSLRLPLMEKEKRDNDIYTEKGYVMSVKGKTGWFLPAVFNCLTFNGLDDFLINLIEKKIGFPKVYLPEASVEIFEVDNFVESVEKTPLALKGPVVLRSSLTEVGDKKLLDYFYEGADKSADFLCRIQEKDGNIPPVINPLTGKATQVDWVRLALSSWALFEWGRKQGNSAYEESAKKSFLYLRDNLYSHSCLPAYSRCLSFIYYRRLALSLGEIEEVQKSNKVIASIILNLEYEPILYSQIAHHLIDISKGNDVSLMKAKEFTEIVLADYQKKIKENNSSLELARYPELIYLLREIGERAGNTELIKKSEEIESWFISKQFSDGSFPSKVNTTFSYVRGTGKIFEVLCLNQKKNIDVIEKVITWIIDMQYIEDNTFFVKNDIKEQILGGFRHDYLNQAVWIDATAHVLIGATRLKKSRNLL
- a CDS encoding rhodanese-like domain-containing protein — its product is MNISIKEIVIALSSVVVTILVVYLTPLKNLNIVEPTIKDVDPKAFYTEFLKNKDGFVFVDVRPREAYNAVHAEGSINIPLHTLYDERHNLPKRGKQIVLICSGGRASGVAYGYLEHHGFLNLQRIDGGIEKWLADGLPIVSSRALDEIKDILDKEKVSSVVIPCEVS